The following are from one region of the Microbacterium paraoxydans genome:
- a CDS encoding DUF4193 domain-containing protein, translating into MATDYDAPRKSEDDSESIEALKERVPDKLSGTTGDEDSDNPSSFDLPGADLSDLELDVVVLPAQQDEFTCMSCFLVKHRSQLDHEGPDGPICKECAA; encoded by the coding sequence ATGGCAACCGATTACGACGCTCCCCGAAAGAGTGAAGACGACTCCGAGTCGATCGAAGCCCTCAAGGAGCGTGTGCCGGACAAGCTGTCCGGCACGACCGGAGACGAGGACTCCGACAACCCGTCGAGCTTCGACCTCCCTGGCGCGGACCTCTCCGACCTCGAGCTGGATGTCGTCGTGCTGCCCGCGCAGCAGGACGAGTTCACCTGCATGAGCTGCTTCCTCGTGAAGCACCGCTCGCAGCTCGACCACGAGGGACCCGATGGCCCCATCTGCAAGGAGTGCGCTGCCTGA